One genomic region from Anaeromusa acidaminophila DSM 3853 encodes:
- a CDS encoding AbgT family transporter, which translates to MSHPSYASDTTDNRGSFLRGLEVVGNRLPNPAILFLLLIFALAALSAVLASQNVTAIHPLTHKVIPIKSLFSQEGLHWFMTDMVKNYINFPPLGMILVLTLGIGLVEKTGLMESLIKTAIHTIPKRFITFTIIIMSFMSHLASDAAIVVVPPIAAMVFYSMGRHPFVGFACSLAAIYSGFTANILIVTTDVLLSGITTQAAKIVDPNMVVTPVDNWYFMCFAVFYLAILTTIVTEKFVEPRMGKYIGDQTVVLEKPSGLQLSSLKAAGWSALIFVAILVALVAPEGALLRNPATGGIPGSPFIKGIVPLLFLFFLTVGLTYGIKARTIKSGDDDVKMMTECVRGLAGFLVMVFAIAQFIAAFSWTNISTLIATSGAEFLKSIGMTGLPALLCFMLFGQFMGLFIASGSAIWSLLSPVFVPMFMLLGYHPAFIQVAFRAGDGAFNTIQVVNPFLPLFLDTLKKYKEESGIGTYLSLMMPYALSFFAMWYALFIFWYLMGLPVGPGVPQRLW; encoded by the coding sequence ATGAGTCATCCCTCGTATGCGTCTGACACAACAGACAATCGGGGCAGCTTTTTGCGCGGCTTGGAAGTCGTCGGCAACCGCTTGCCCAATCCGGCTATTTTATTCCTCTTGCTTATTTTTGCTTTGGCCGCCTTATCTGCTGTATTGGCTTCTCAAAATGTAACTGCCATTCATCCGCTGACGCACAAAGTCATTCCTATCAAAAGCCTCTTTAGCCAAGAAGGGCTGCATTGGTTTATGACCGACATGGTCAAAAACTACATTAACTTTCCTCCCCTCGGCATGATTCTGGTTTTAACGCTGGGCATTGGTTTAGTTGAAAAAACCGGTCTCATGGAAAGCCTGATTAAAACTGCTATACATACCATTCCTAAGCGTTTTATTACTTTTACGATCATTATCATGAGTTTTATGAGTCACTTGGCCTCGGACGCCGCTATTGTCGTCGTCCCGCCGATTGCGGCGATGGTCTTTTATTCGATGGGTCGGCATCCCTTCGTCGGGTTCGCTTGTTCTTTGGCGGCGATTTACTCCGGCTTTACCGCTAATATCTTAATCGTCACCACCGACGTACTGCTCTCCGGCATTACGACGCAAGCCGCTAAAATTGTCGACCCCAACATGGTCGTCACGCCAGTAGACAACTGGTATTTCATGTGCTTTGCCGTTTTCTATTTAGCAATTTTAACTACTATTGTCACGGAAAAATTTGTAGAGCCCCGCATGGGCAAATACATCGGTGACCAAACGGTTGTCTTGGAAAAACCCTCCGGCCTCCAGTTGTCTTCTTTAAAAGCAGCCGGTTGGAGCGCACTGATTTTTGTTGCCATCCTGGTCGCTCTGGTAGCTCCTGAAGGGGCGCTTTTGCGCAATCCTGCAACTGGCGGCATTCCTGGCTCTCCCTTTATTAAAGGCATCGTGCCGCTGCTCTTTCTCTTTTTCCTTACAGTCGGTTTAACCTACGGTATCAAAGCGCGCACCATCAAAAGCGGCGACGACGACGTCAAAATGATGACCGAATGCGTTCGCGGCCTAGCTGGTTTCTTGGTCATGGTTTTCGCCATTGCCCAGTTTATCGCCGCCTTTAGCTGGACAAACATTTCTACTCTTATTGCTACTTCTGGAGCAGAATTTTTGAAAAGTATCGGCATGACCGGCTTACCGGCTCTCCTTTGCTTTATGCTTTTCGGCCAATTCATGGGGCTCTTTATCGCTAGCGGTTCCGCCATTTGGTCGCTGCTTTCGCCGGTGTTCGTGCCTATGTTCATGCTTTTAGGCTACCACCCCGCATTCATCCAGGTGGCCTTCCGAGCTGGCGACGGCGCCTTCAACACCATTCAGGTTGTTAATCCCTTCCTGCCTCTTTTCTTGGACACGCTGAAAAAGTACAAAGAAGAATCCGGCATCGGCACCTATTTATCCTTGATGATGCCTTACGCCCTTTCCTTCTTCGCCATGTGGTACGCCTTGTTTATCTTCTGGTATCTCATGGGACTGCCTGTAGGTCCTGGAGTTCCCCAACGCCTCTGGTAA
- a CDS encoding M20 metallopeptidase family protein → MFDKSTLTQLERQLIAWRRQLHRIPEASYKEEKTSQAVAAELQKIGLSVQTFSSHHGVCAVIHGGQPGPVIAFRADMDALSIREEVDSEFHSEHEGAMHACGHDGHMAILLGLASLLHNNRRQLAGTVKLFFQSAEEAAPEGGAHFFLEAGLLDDVSAIFGLHLWPDLPCGEIGLRPGALMAASDRLSITILGEGAHAGQPQHGVDAITIAADVLQGISHILSRQLDPLETATINIGQIHGGDRYNVIAREVSLEGTVRTLSESVRSTLPTKIDRILAGMTASQGGSYRLNYQHGYPVLNNWPQPTALLTQAAINVLGADQVHTEVKPVLAAEDFSKYLVQVPGSFFWLGCGFKDKENHGLHSPYFEIDEAALLHGVAILYQTALLALKQPEVTVKTPVFS, encoded by the coding sequence ATGTTTGACAAATCGACCCTGACTCAACTGGAACGTCAACTGATTGCTTGGCGCAGACAGCTGCACCGCATCCCGGAAGCCAGCTACAAAGAAGAAAAAACGTCCCAAGCGGTTGCCGCGGAATTGCAAAAGATCGGGCTCTCCGTGCAAACTTTCAGCAGCCACCACGGAGTGTGTGCTGTGATTCACGGCGGTCAGCCCGGTCCTGTCATTGCTTTTCGCGCCGACATGGATGCCCTATCCATCCGTGAAGAAGTAGACTCCGAATTCCATTCCGAGCATGAAGGCGCCATGCATGCATGCGGCCATGACGGCCACATGGCCATATTACTCGGCTTAGCCAGCTTGCTGCACAATAATCGACGGCAATTGGCCGGCACTGTGAAACTCTTTTTCCAATCCGCCGAAGAAGCCGCTCCCGAAGGAGGCGCTCATTTCTTTCTGGAAGCAGGTCTTCTTGATGACGTTTCCGCCATTTTTGGCCTGCACCTGTGGCCGGACCTCCCTTGCGGCGAAATCGGCTTGCGTCCAGGCGCTCTGATGGCGGCTTCCGATCGGCTTAGCATTACCATTCTCGGAGAAGGCGCTCATGCCGGTCAGCCGCAGCATGGCGTTGACGCCATTACCATTGCCGCCGACGTGTTGCAGGGCATCAGCCACATCTTAAGCCGCCAATTAGATCCTTTAGAGACGGCAACCATCAACATCGGCCAAATTCACGGTGGCGACCGTTATAATGTCATTGCCAGAGAAGTATCCCTAGAAGGAACGGTCCGTACGCTTTCGGAATCGGTACGCAGTACCTTGCCCACTAAAATTGATCGTATTCTCGCTGGTATGACTGCTTCCCAAGGAGGCTCTTACCGTCTTAATTATCAGCATGGATACCCGGTTCTTAACAACTGGCCCCAGCCTACCGCGCTTTTGACACAAGCGGCCATAAACGTTCTCGGCGCTGACCAGGTGCACACCGAAGTCAAGCCGGTCTTAGCAGCCGAAGACTTTTCCAAATACCTAGTGCAAGTTCCCGGCAGCTTCTTTTGGCTGGGCTGCGGCTTCAAGGACAAAGAAAATCACGGCCTGCACAGTCCTTATTTTGAAATCGACGAAGCGGCGTTGCTTCACGGCGTAGCTATTTTGTATCAGACGGCTTTGCTGGCATTAAAACAACCGGAAGTCACTGTTAAAACGCCTGTTTTTTCTTGA
- a CDS encoding sensor domain-containing protein, whose amino-acid sequence MNRRSEDHNKFTRELLIGLGEDSLRKNYYPELQARMADLERFRLLLDQAHDAIFLVDRASHLILDANAAARNCAGAQEVVGAPIQNWLDLELPENMTPDTPVELIAKTQECLLQCCGNKEVPVEITLTWVQLPTQDVLVIVARDITRHKQDKQHLSDVYEELQANYEELESLYTQLSQAEDELKLKVRELESSQASLRESEDRYRLAMAGSNDAIWDWDLVRKQVVVSPHWAERIGFPSVAYEDSIQRWLQHIHPEDLPGRRQAMRQHLLKQSSYFSFEYRFRLPNGRYCWVLERGKALFDEQNKPLRMCGSYTDITSRKKQEERIRHMAYHDTLTNLPNRASLLEKLTELLPQQLGEKRHTLFLFDLDNFKFINNSWGHACGDDVLLEVAHRLQSLLPTEAMTTRLGGDEFTVLLGPLTTREVDEWAQRILDLCSRPLIVRGTSLPLSASLGICPLNNDLSADDVLRNADTALNRAKSAGKKTWRLYEPAMQEAMIRRIQLESQLHQALTARQFLLYFQPQLDLPSGQVTAFEALIRWQHPERGLVSPLEFIPLAEETGLILPIGEWVLRSACRFLRQRSPQGAPIRVAVNISGRQLMQTDFTQRVRRILAEENIPPEWLELELTESILMESFDEHVLKLQELRETGLSISLDDFGTGYSSLTYLNQLPIDRLKLDKTFLQKHHTEQNQAIVRAMIRLAHDMKLSVVAEGVETEEQFQRLCAMGCDLIQGYLLAKPLPAEEALAFSPPPSLLNG is encoded by the coding sequence ATGAACAGGCGCTCTGAAGACCACAACAAATTCACCCGCGAACTTTTGATTGGCTTAGGCGAAGACTCGCTGCGCAAGAACTATTATCCCGAACTTCAAGCGCGCATGGCGGATCTGGAGCGCTTTCGTTTGCTTCTTGATCAAGCGCATGACGCTATTTTCCTAGTAGACCGCGCCAGTCATCTTATTCTTGACGCCAATGCCGCCGCCCGCAATTGCGCCGGCGCTCAGGAAGTGGTAGGCGCTCCCATCCAAAACTGGCTAGATCTAGAACTCCCGGAAAACATGACGCCGGATACGCCGGTGGAATTAATCGCCAAAACCCAGGAATGTTTGCTGCAATGCTGCGGCAATAAAGAAGTGCCCGTGGAAATCACCCTTACCTGGGTACAGTTGCCCACCCAAGACGTGCTGGTCATCGTCGCCCGCGACATCACCCGGCACAAACAAGACAAACAGCACCTTTCCGACGTATATGAAGAGCTGCAGGCTAATTACGAGGAGCTGGAATCCCTCTATACTCAACTGTCACAAGCTGAAGACGAGCTAAAATTGAAAGTGCGCGAACTGGAAAGCAGCCAAGCCTCACTGCGTGAGAGCGAAGATCGCTATCGTTTAGCCATGGCCGGTTCGAACGACGCCATCTGGGATTGGGATCTTGTACGCAAACAGGTCGTTGTTTCGCCGCATTGGGCGGAGCGCATAGGCTTCCCTTCGGTAGCCTATGAAGACAGCATTCAGCGCTGGCTGCAACATATTCATCCCGAAGATCTGCCAGGACGGCGACAAGCGATGCGGCAGCATTTACTAAAGCAGAGCTCTTATTTTTCATTCGAGTACCGCTTTCGCCTGCCGAATGGACGTTATTGTTGGGTTTTAGAACGAGGCAAAGCGCTCTTTGACGAACAAAACAAGCCCCTGCGCATGTGCGGCTCCTACACAGACATTACGTCTCGTAAAAAGCAGGAGGAACGCATCCGTCACATGGCCTATCACGATACCCTGACCAATTTGCCAAACCGCGCCAGTCTTCTAGAAAAGTTAACCGAGCTGCTGCCGCAGCAGCTCGGCGAAAAGCGACACACTCTATTTCTTTTCGACCTGGATAATTTCAAGTTCATCAACAATTCCTGGGGCCATGCCTGCGGTGATGATGTTCTGTTAGAAGTGGCGCACCGCCTGCAAAGTTTGCTGCCGACCGAAGCTATGACCACCCGTCTGGGCGGCGATGAATTTACGGTTTTACTCGGCCCCTTAACAACACGCGAAGTAGATGAATGGGCGCAGCGCATTCTCGATCTTTGCAGCCGTCCGCTCATTGTCCGCGGCACCTCTTTGCCGCTGTCCGCCAGTCTAGGCATATGTCCTTTAAATAACGATCTGTCTGCGGACGATGTGCTGCGCAACGCCGACACCGCCCTCAACCGCGCCAAAAGCGCCGGCAAAAAAACCTGGCGTCTTTATGAGCCTGCCATGCAGGAGGCCATGATCCGGCGTATTCAATTGGAAAGCCAGTTGCACCAGGCTTTGACCGCCAGGCAGTTTCTCCTTTATTTCCAGCCCCAATTGGACCTGCCCAGCGGTCAAGTCACTGCCTTTGAAGCCCTCATCCGCTGGCAACATCCGGAACGGGGCTTGGTCTCGCCGCTGGAATTCATCCCCCTCGCCGAAGAAACAGGCCTGATCCTGCCGATCGGCGAATGGGTGCTGCGCAGCGCCTGCCGATTCTTGCGGCAGCGATCGCCGCAAGGGGCGCCGATCCGAGTAGCGGTCAATATTTCCGGCCGCCAACTTATGCAGACCGATTTCACGCAGCGGGTCCGGCGTATTTTAGCGGAAGAAAACATTCCCCCTGAGTGGCTGGAGCTAGAATTGACGGAATCCATTCTCATGGAATCCTTTGACGAGCACGTCTTAAAACTGCAAGAGCTGCGTGAGACTGGCTTGAGCATTTCCCTGGACGATTTTGGCACCGGTTATTCCTCTTTAACCTATCTTAATCAACTGCCCATTGACCGTCTCAAGCTGGATAAAACCTTTTTGCAAAAACATCATACCGAGCAAAATCAAGCGATTGTTCGCGCCATGATTCGCCTGGCGCACGACATGAAGCTCTCCGTTGTCGCGGAAGGCGTAGAAACGGAAGAACAATTCCAGCGTCTTTGCGCCATGGGCTGCGATTTGATTCAAGGCTATCTTCTCGCCAAACCGCTCCCGGCGGAAGAGGCCTTAGCCTTTTCCCCGCCTCCGTCATTATTGAATGGTTAG
- the ercA gene encoding alcohol dehydrogenase-like regulatory protein ErcA codes for MNKDTQSLLELRKFVAPEFIFGLGARKLVGRYAKNCGARKVLLVTDKFLREHTHWIQEMRQLLTAAGLESVLFDQVTPNPRSAEAMEGAKLFQQEHCNAIVAIGGGSVMDCAKGIGIVSSNGGHVLDFEGVDRILRPMPPLLCLPTTSGTASEVSQFAIIMAENRRTKIAIVSKAVVPDTALIDPELTVTMSPELTACTGLDALTHAIEAYVSNASSPITDLHALEAIRLIGLSLPTAWAEPNHLVARSHMLLASLEAGLAFSNAILGAVHAMAHSLGGFLDLPHGECNAILLAPVIRSNMEVCPERYQQIALALQLPVADLSPQESGHLLCSYIEDLRRRLGVSRTLGDLGVKKEHLPLLAEHASNDACLATNPRDLTLEELEAIYEQAL; via the coding sequence ATGAATAAAGACACGCAATCCCTGCTGGAGTTGCGAAAATTTGTCGCGCCGGAATTTATTTTTGGTCTAGGCGCCCGCAAACTTGTTGGGCGCTACGCCAAAAACTGCGGCGCTCGCAAAGTGCTCTTGGTGACCGACAAATTTCTCCGGGAGCATACGCACTGGATTCAAGAAATGCGCCAGCTTCTGACCGCAGCGGGCTTGGAAAGCGTTCTTTTTGATCAAGTTACGCCCAATCCTCGTTCGGCAGAAGCGATGGAGGGCGCTAAACTTTTTCAACAGGAACATTGCAACGCCATTGTCGCCATCGGCGGCGGCAGTGTCATGGACTGCGCTAAAGGCATCGGCATTGTCAGCTCCAACGGAGGCCATGTGCTGGACTTTGAAGGCGTAGACCGCATTTTACGCCCCATGCCGCCTCTTTTATGCCTGCCCACTACCAGCGGCACCGCCTCGGAGGTTTCTCAATTTGCTATTATTATGGCCGAAAACCGCCGCACTAAGATCGCTATTGTCAGCAAAGCCGTCGTGCCCGACACCGCCTTGATCGATCCAGAGCTCACCGTCACTATGTCCCCGGAGCTAACCGCCTGCACCGGCCTGGATGCGCTAACGCACGCCATTGAAGCTTATGTTTCCAACGCTAGTTCGCCGATTACCGATCTCCACGCCTTAGAAGCCATCCGCTTAATTGGCTTATCGCTGCCCACCGCCTGGGCCGAGCCAAACCACCTTGTAGCGCGCAGCCACATGCTTTTGGCCAGCCTGGAAGCCGGTCTCGCCTTCTCCAACGCCATTTTAGGCGCAGTCCACGCCATGGCTCACAGCCTAGGCGGTTTTTTAGACCTGCCTCATGGCGAATGCAACGCCATTTTACTAGCGCCGGTCATTCGCAGCAATATGGAAGTCTGCCCGGAACGTTACCAGCAAATCGCTCTTGCTCTGCAGCTTCCCGTAGCGGATCTGTCTCCCCAAGAAAGCGGCCATCTCCTCTGCAGCTATATCGAAGACCTCCGCCGCCGCTTAGGCGTCAGCCGGACGTTAGGCGACTTAGGCGTAAAAAAAGAACATTTGCCGCTTTTAGCCGAACATGCCAGCAATGACGCCTGTCTTGCCACCAACCCCCGTGATTTGACGCTGGAAGAGCTGGAGGCTATTTATGAACAGGCGCTCTGA
- the murQ gene encoding N-acetylmuramic acid 6-phosphate etherase, producing MTIALESLATEEQNRATADIDQLTPLDIVRRIHQEDAALTAAIAPALEAIAQGAMWIAEALAQGGRLFYIGAGTSGRLGILDASECPPTYGTNPEQIQGLIAGGPSAVFRSVEAAEDRPELGEEDLKAKNLTAKDMVVGIAASGRTPYVLGALGYARALGCRTVALACSPHSPISAAAELAITVVTGPEVITGSTRMKAGSAQKMVLNMLSTTAMILLGKVYGNLMVDVKASNEKLRQRVLRIVQTATGEDTAAVAAAVAAADGHAKTAIVMLLGCVDANKARIALEQGSGFVAKALQEIRGNGQ from the coding sequence ATGACCATCGCCCTAGAATCACTCGCTACAGAAGAGCAAAATCGCGCCACCGCCGACATCGATCAATTAACACCGCTCGACATCGTCCGCCGCATTCATCAGGAAGACGCCGCACTCACCGCAGCCATCGCCCCGGCTTTAGAGGCCATCGCTCAAGGCGCAATGTGGATTGCCGAAGCGCTCGCCCAAGGAGGCCGCCTCTTTTACATCGGCGCCGGTACCAGCGGGCGTTTGGGCATTCTCGACGCCAGCGAATGTCCGCCTACGTACGGCACCAACCCGGAGCAAATTCAAGGCCTTATTGCCGGAGGCCCTTCAGCGGTATTCCGTTCGGTAGAAGCCGCCGAAGACCGTCCAGAATTAGGAGAAGAAGATCTCAAAGCCAAAAACCTTACGGCCAAAGATATGGTTGTCGGCATTGCCGCTAGTGGCCGGACTCCCTATGTACTGGGAGCTCTTGGCTACGCCCGCGCTCTTGGCTGCCGCACCGTCGCTTTGGCCTGCTCGCCTCACTCGCCGATCAGCGCAGCGGCGGAGCTTGCCATTACCGTAGTCACCGGCCCCGAGGTCATCACTGGCTCAACGCGCATGAAAGCCGGCAGCGCCCAAAAGATGGTACTTAATATGCTCTCCACGACGGCCATGATTCTTTTAGGCAAAGTCTACGGCAATCTCATGGTCGACGTAAAGGCCAGCAACGAAAAACTGCGGCAACGAGTGCTCCGCATTGTCCAAACCGCCACCGGCGAAGATACCGCAGCCGTCGCCGCTGCCGTCGCCGCTGCCGACGGCCATGCTAAAACCGCCATTGTCATGCTACTGGGATGCGTAGATGCGAATAAAGCCCGCATAGCTCTGGAGCAAGGAAGCGGCTTTGTTGCTAAAGCGCTGCAAGAAATACGGGGGAACGGACAATAA
- a CDS encoding DUF871 domain-containing protein has translation MKKIKKGISLFAGMGHPLADSLQYLETAKAAGFSELFTSLHIPEADNQTLLAELDAILEKAKELDFAVTADISPRTFRFFGGSLQNTAALARLRLTSLRLDDGFTCDDIVSLTHEQQWSICLNTSTTTAADLQQLLDHGVYASRLQSCHNYYPRPETGLSWRLFSERCRLFASHGIEVAAFVPSLHNPRGPLFAGLPTLEAHRTLPAQAAAKELAACGLVQGIFFGDPLATEEELLAVGRVEAQLLSLRLQVEPELSPIERLLLNAPHTNRHDPGAVCVRSQEARGLCTEEVPPRPAQPRLKGSVTIDNSSYGRYQGELQIVLQDLPADPRVNVVARIEPTELFLLDYLEPGSSFAFENSAGGTP, from the coding sequence ATGAAAAAGATAAAAAAAGGCATTTCTCTATTTGCCGGCATGGGACACCCCCTCGCTGACAGTTTGCAGTACCTAGAAACCGCCAAAGCAGCTGGTTTCAGTGAACTTTTCACTTCCCTCCATATACCGGAGGCCGATAACCAAACGCTGCTGGCGGAGCTAGACGCCATTTTAGAAAAGGCAAAAGAACTGGATTTTGCCGTTACCGCCGACATTTCACCGCGTACCTTCCGCTTTTTCGGCGGCTCGCTGCAAAACACCGCCGCCTTAGCTCGTTTGAGGCTAACGTCCTTGCGCTTGGATGACGGCTTCACCTGCGACGATATCGTATCCCTTACTCATGAACAGCAGTGGTCTATTTGCCTTAATACCAGTACAACTACCGCAGCAGATTTGCAGCAGCTTCTAGACCATGGCGTCTACGCTTCTCGCCTACAAAGCTGTCACAACTATTATCCTCGCCCGGAAACCGGCCTGTCCTGGCGGCTTTTCTCCGAGCGCTGCCGTCTTTTTGCCTCCCATGGCATTGAAGTAGCGGCTTTCGTTCCTTCCCTTCACAATCCGCGAGGGCCTCTCTTCGCCGGCTTGCCCACGCTAGAAGCCCACCGAACCTTGCCGGCGCAGGCGGCCGCCAAAGAACTGGCCGCCTGCGGTCTAGTGCAAGGCATTTTCTTCGGCGACCCCTTGGCGACAGAGGAAGAACTGCTGGCCGTAGGACGTGTCGAAGCGCAGCTTCTTTCACTACGCCTTCAAGTAGAGCCGGAGCTTTCCCCCATAGAACGCCTACTGCTGAATGCGCCCCATACCAATCGCCACGACCCCGGCGCTGTCTGTGTCCGCTCGCAAGAGGCCCGCGGCCTTTGCACCGAAGAGGTGCCGCCTCGCCCGGCGCAGCCGCGCCTCAAAGGCAGCGTTACCATCGACAACAGCAGCTATGGCCGTTATCAAGGAGAGCTGCAAATCGTGCTGCAGGATTTACCTGCCGACCCGCGGGTCAACGTAGTCGCCCGTATTGAGCCGACAGAACTTTTCCTGCTTGACTATCTTGAGCCAGGAAGTTCCTTCGCTTTTGAAAATTCTGCAGGAGGTACGCCATGA